In a single window of the Cervus elaphus chromosome 1, mCerEla1.1, whole genome shotgun sequence genome:
- the LOC122681154 gene encoding olfactory receptor 2AG1-like — MELYNSTLESGFILVGILTDSGSPGLLYTTISVLYTLALTSNGLLLLIITMDAWLHVPMYLLLSQLSLMDLMLTSVVIPKTLVDYLRGENAISFEGCALQMFLVLTLGGAEGLLLAFMAYDRYVAICHPLNYMVLMRPRICWLMMATSWTLAFLNSVIHTSYTMHFPFCMTREIRHLLCEIPPLLKLACAETSRYEFMVYVSGSVFLMPSLAAILASYTFVLVAVLHMSSGEGRQKALFTCSSHLTVVGMYYGAAMFMHVQPGSYHSPRQDNILSVFYTVITPALNPLIYSLRNKEVMGAFRRVLGRFSFIQDGGCQCHIEALQLLDGASYPVLVLCGSSTL; from the coding sequence ATGGAGCTCTATAACTCCACCTTGGAAAGTGGTTTCATCTTGGTGGGGATTCTGACTGACAGTGGGTCTCCTGGACTGCTCTACACTACAATCTCAGTCCTGTACACTCTGGCCCTAACCAGCAATGGCCTGCTGCTCCTGATCATCACAATGGATGCCTGGCTCCATGTGCCCATGTACCTCCTGCTCAGCCAGCTTTCTCTCATGGATTTGATGCTTACATCTGTAGTTATTCCTAAAACACTTGTGGATTATCTGCGTGGAGAGAATGCCATCTCCTTTGAGGGCTGTGCCCTTCAGATGTTCCTAGTACTGACCCTTGGTGGTGCAGAGGGCCTCTTATTGGCCTTCATGGCCTATGACAGGTACGTAGCCATTTGTCATCCTCTGAACTACATGGTGCTCATGAGGCCCAGGATCTGCTGGCTCATGATGGCCACATCTTGGACCCTGGCATTCCTGAATTCTGTGATACACACTTCATATACCATGCATTTTCCTTTCTGCATGACCCGGGAAATCAGGCACCTCCTCTGTGAGATCCCACCCTTGCTGAAATTGGCCTGTGCAGAAACCTCCAGATACGAGTTCATGGTGTATGTGTCAGGTTCCGTCTTTCTCATGCCTTCCCTTGCTGCTATACTTGCCTCCTATACATTTGTCCTAGTTGCTGTCCTCCACATGTCCTCAGGAGAAGGAAGGCAGAAAGCCCTCTTCACATGTTCTTCTCATCTGACTGTGGTGGGAATGTACTACGGAGCTGCCATGTTTATGCATGTCCAGCCCGGCTCCTACCACAGTCCCCGACAGGACAACATCCTCTCTGTATTTTACACCGTCATTACTCCAGCACTGAACCCTCTCATCTATAGTCTGAGAAACAAGGAGGTAATGGGGGCCTTCAGGAGAGTATTGGGGAGGTTTTCTTTTATCCAGGATGGTGGCTGCCAGTGTCATATTGAAGCCCTACAACTCCTAGATGGAGCTTCATATCCGGTCTTGGTTTTATGTGGTTCTTCTACATTatga
- the LOC122695215 gene encoding olfactory receptor 2D3-like, with the protein MGTKNQTYLTEFILLGLSSDQQTQIVLFVIFLIIYLLTVFGNLLIILLIHIDSRLHTPMYFFLKNLSLSDLLFSTTVVPQMLFHLLVTRKTISKPGCSIQMIFFLVAGGTESSLLAVMSYDRYVAVCKPLHYSTLMTQRICVQLSIGSWTSGALVSLVDTTFTLYLSYHGKNIINHYFCEPPALLKLASEETYKAEMAIFAMGVIILLGPLSLILSSYWNIISTVIQIRAGERRLKVFSTCGSHLIVVVFFYGSTIFTYMRPNSKKMNEGDKVISVFYSVITSMMNPFIYSLRNKDVKQAFRKVFGR; encoded by the coding sequence ATGGGCACAAAAAACCAAACCTATCTGACTGAATTCATCTTGCTGGGCCTTTCTTCAGATCAGCAGACCCAGATCGTGCTATTTGTGATATTTCTCATCATCTACCTGCTGACTGTATTTGGGAATCTGCTCATCATACTATTAATTCATATTGACTCTCGATTGCACACACCAatgtatttcttccttaaaaaccTGTCATTGAGTGATCTCCTTTTCTCTACAACAGTTGTCCCACAGATGCTATTCCATTTGCTGGTAACAAGAAAGACCATTTCGAAGCCAGGGTGCTcaattcagatgattttttttctagtagcTGGGGGTACAGAAAGCTCCCTGCTAGCAGTGAtgtcctatgaccgctatgtggctgTCTGCAAGCCCCTTCACTACTCCACTCTCATGACCCAGAGGATTTGTGTTCAGCTGTCCATAGGATCTTGGACTAGTGGAGCGCTTGTGTCTCTAGTAGATACAACATTTACTTTATATCTTTCATACCATGGCAAGAACATAATTAATCATTATTTTTGTGAACCTCCTGCACTCTTGAAGTTGGCTTCAGAAGAAACTTACAAAGCTGAGATGGCCATCTTTGCCATGGGTGTGATAATTCTCCTCGGTCCTCTCTCCCTTATCCTTTCCTCTTACTGGAATATTATCTCCACTGTGATTCAGATACGGGCAGGGGAGAGGAGACTCAAGGTCTTTTCTACATGTGGTTCTCATCTCATTGTTGTTGTCTTCTTCTATGGATCAACAATATTTACCTATATGCGTCCAAATTCCAAGAAAATGAATGAGGGGGATAAGGTGATCTCAGTGTTCTATTCAGTCATAACATCTATGATGAACCCATTCATTTATAGCCTAAGGAACAAAGATGTTAAGCAGGCATTTAGAAAAGTATTTGGAAGATAG